The genomic window TAGGCACTGGAGCAAGGATGTGATTTGTAAAAATTGTAGTGTCCAACAAGTGTTGTTGGAATTAATCTTGAACACTGTTCTTGTTTTGTGATTGTGTTAAGAAGCAGGCACTAAATGTAATTTCAAGCACGGGTAAACTTGTTTGTGATACAATATTCATTGAAAGATGATAATGGATGATGATAGCTCGTCTGAGCATGTCGATGAAGCTGATGTAGTATCAGGAGCATGATTTTGAAGCAAGTGGCACAGCAGGAAGTCATAGGTACTGGAGTTCTTTGTTCATTCCTTTTGTCTGTCACGACTTTCAAAGATACTGATCCTACATCTGAGAGATGATCGGCTAAGGGAAGAATTTTATGTAGTTGCTGGTTGAAGTTGTGTTTTTATTCAGATATATTCACAACTAAAGCATCTGTTGCATTATAAGAGTCTGATGGGATTTCATCCATATTTGAATTGAAGCCTAGTATTTTTGGTATATCTCTGGATGTAGATCAGTTGCCCAAATTCTAAGTTGGAGTAGGCTTCCATCTATCTCATCATTCGCTGATAATCTTCTATCTTGTACATTACAAATTTGTCCTCTAATATGCTATTGGTGCCAGTTAGCTAGCAATATATCAGGATCCTTCGCCTAGTTAAGGCAGCTAACAtcatttattcttctaaaattgttGTAGTACTATATTAAAATTGCCATAACAGAATGATTTGCTTGCTTTTCAGCAACTCATAGTCACACTCTGCATTAGAGTTGGTGAACATCACATGAGTTTCCTACTGCTGGGTCTACAGCATGCTAATGAATACTGGATGCCAACAAACTTACTAGCTGGGTTTGTCATGTCTTTCTGCGAGGTGATCTGCATATGAATTCCATGATGTTGCTATGGGACACATGAACCGGAGTTCGGATACTCGTCGTTGTTTCGCGAAACTAACCCTAATATTCTATAGTCCAACCTGAAGACCTGTTCTGTTCCCGGATGCCCGAATGCCGGTAGCATGCATCATTTATATAAAGTCTCATTGAATGCCTTCTTCTAGTACAGTTGTAAAAATGAACCATCTCATGAAATGGCTTCCTTCGGTAATCTCAGCAACTTGCACCAAAATGCATATTCCCTCGTATGTTAAATGATCTAGATCTTTCCTTTGTCCTTCGGAGTTTTGTTTTCATATACTCATCTACAGGGTGGCTATCGACTTTTTGTAGCTTTATACCAACTGGTTCAATGCCtcttgcatgcaccatattttatgatcaaccttctacagaaaaaagaaaatgggaaaaaaataatttaaaataaataagcaAAAACTTAGTTAATTTGCATCCAAAAAACCATTATATTTCATTTGGCTTGAGGTCTTTGATGTCTTAAAGGCATGAAAATAACATGAGACTTGCATCAAGACGGTGGAAGTTTGGAAAAGCCACTGAAGTCACAAGCTATCCACAATAACTATGTGACTTGACTGCTTGGAAAAGGCATGTACTCTTGTGGTTTGGTTTGCTGTTGAAATGAACCTGGCCAAGTTTTACTTGCAAAAAGTCCTCACGTAATTGCTGCTAATTCACCTTCAAATGATTTTCAGCTTCTCATTAgtcgaaaaaaaaattgaggattttttaaaaaaattatttcttattgAAGTGTCCATTGTGACTTTTATCGGAGGAGTAATTATAATTGGGTCTTGCTTGGATGGCATCACATAGTGGCTTGTTCCTCAGTGGTTGTGCACGGTTGCCAATTAATGAGATTAAGGATTTTTGCACGTGTGGCTTTTCTAAAACCCCTCATGAGCAGTATATCAAGAATTAGTGATGAGATTTTGCTTATTAACTCAgataaataaataagattttaGTTATGAAGATCACTACCTATCACATTTCGAATTCAATGAAtaatcgatataaaattaaatatatatcgatATTGTATATTATctttgaatatatatttaattttaaaaattaatatttataaaaaaattagaaaaaagaatCATCTTAAGGATAAAAGTGGTATAAATATTATCCATCtggatctatttttatatccGAATTAATCTGGATATGCATAGAAATTTAAAGATCCGATTAGTATCCGTATCTGTATCTTTATCtgtaaaaaaaaatggatatagatatggatagataactatccgATTCGTATCCAAATATTCAAATCTACGtataattctatataattttatataatatttattaattttttaaaaatatataattatataaatatattattagtttaattttttatctatacaataatatttttgattctgtaACCATAAAATTTaaccataaaattttttatctatacaataatatttttgattcgacacttttggtatttaaattgtatctatatttatttaaaataaaaataaatataaattttataaatataaatttttatattcaaataatatttatatttatatttatatttatttaaaaaaataaatataaatatgggtCCGTATCTGATTCAATTTCAATCCTAAATCATCTATTTCTACCGTCCATACTGGCTTGGTGTACAACTAGCGTGCACGAGTCATGCAAACACTGattctttatttctttaaaaaaaaaaaaaaaaggctggtTCCTtaaatttctaccaaaaaaaaaaaaaaaacactgatTGCTTAAACCATTGCATCCTCACGACCGGGCGCATTAATAGTTCTCTCCTCGCTAAAATATAAATGCGGCCGAGTCCGTCTATCGCTCTCCAACGGCGACCCCGTCGGACCTCAGAGCTCGGTGCGggccttctcttcttctcttcttcctcttcattaGAAGGTAAAATCTCTGCCTTCCGTCTTTCCGTTCCATCGTCTCCCGGGGCGAAGTTGGGGCTGACCGATTTATCTGTGAGCGATTGGGCTTCGGATTTCCTTTCGATTCTTTCGGTTTTGATCTCAAAGGTTTGCGCTTCCTCTAGGTTTTCTTGGAATTTTGAGAGAGTTGGTTGGCCTCGGCCTCCTTTCactcagaaaagaaaaaaagagatagcTCTATCTTTGTCGCGTTATTGTAAGTTTTCTTGATATTGTTGGTCGATTTGGATATGCTGTGTATGGTTTGACCTGGCGATCTGCTTCCTTTTagattgagaaaagaaaagaaacttgTGTGATTTGGATCACAGTTTTTATGTCGCCAATAAACAATGCAGGGGCCAATATGGGGTTGTGAAAGTTcgatttttttctcatgcaagtAACTATTGTTTCGATTATGATATTTAAAGAACTGGAGATAATTTATATGGATTCAAAGATTTTTAGGTACCGGAATCAACGCATTATAGAACTATTTTCTTTCCAAGTACTATTTTGGCATCAGTCTATAAATCAGTGTTTTGTTCCAAAAAATGGcttggacaaaaaaaaaaaagaaaaaagaaaagaatgaggaatatcaattttttctataaattgataagttcaaggattTTCATTGTTGAGACTCTAGTTGAATCTGTAACTTAATAGTCATTTTATTCTGATTTACTTAGAGATCTCTGGTAGATAATACATCATGCCTTGATGTAGGCACATATGCCTACCCATGCTCTTTTTTGACCTTCCAATCTCTTGTATTCAGGTAAAAGTAGAGATAAGTGTCATTGAGAAACAATAATGGGGATATCTAAAGTGATTGGATCGGCTGCAACACTTTTGTTTATGACCTCTGTTTACCTCAAGAAGTCTGGCATGACATTCGTTATGATACCCTTCCTAGTTGGCTCTTTGCTTGCATATTTGGTCACCATCGCTTCTCATCCAGCTGTAAATTTTCCCTCGATCCTGGGAAAGGGATCTGATGGGAGCTTTCCACTTTGGTCAAAACTTCTGTTTGGCCCATTTCTAATGTTTGTGCGGGCATACGTCCTCCTTAGAAAATTGAAGAGTACGGAACCAGTGTACAATGAGATTTCTGATGGTTTATATGTTGGCGGCTGGCCATCTTCCCCAAATCATTTGCCTCCTGGTGAACCTGTAGTAATTGATTGCACGTGTGAACTGCCTAGGAGCTCTTTTGTTTCAAAGGATGCTTATCTTAACATTGCCATTTGGGATACAAGGTCCCCTCAACCTTTGCAAATTGAATATGCAGTTCGTTGGGCATGCAAAAAGAGGGCTCAGAAGAAGCCTATATACATCCACTGTGCATTTGGTGAGCATCCCATCTTTCCTTCATTAGATTTCTTCAGCTAAACTTGGTGTTAATATTTACCTACTCTCATTTCATACCATTTTCATGAGTTGTTCTTTTGTCAGTGACCATAGCAGCACGCTGCTGCATGTGCAGACTTTGCTTGCCCAACACTCATGATGCATGACTCTTATTCTTTGACTTTACACTTTCATCAAGGATGAAAAAGATCATGTAGCTGCTCACCAACAAGGGATATATGAAATGCATGATGTACCGAGagggatgatttttaattattacATGTCAACTGGATTAGTGATGATGGGTGTTAAGCCAGTTGCAACAAAATTGCTTTTACCGATCACATGTATAGAACATGCCTCTGGACATGTGTTTGTTTGGCAAGTTTAGAAATGTGAATGTATGTAGTTTCATAGCCTTATGCTGTTTCCATAGCGCATATGAGCTTCACAACTAACTGTACAATTTTGTGTTCTGAAGACTAAAATCAGTTAAACTATTTCTAAGTGGAAACCATAAACTCTTCGCTCGAGATGCAACAAAATAGTGGAACTTTTGAATGGATACCGAGGAAGAGTCCACTATTTGATATTATAATATGGATTTTGTACATGCATCATGtctctttcaatgaatgtctgtGTGTATGTGCCCAAATGCGTGTATGTTTGTACACTGTTTATGCTTTATGCAAGTTAAGCAATATATGCAAAGCTTACAACTAGTTAGACATGCTTGATTACTTAGGCTTTCAGAGCTACctcaattcaaaattttaagcaaATTCCTGGGTTATTTGCTTTGGTCAATATGAGATGAGTTGAGGATAAACAAATGTGAAAAAGCTAAAGTTTAGCTTCAGTTCTAATCAAAGAGTCATGTATATAATTTAGGGTTTTTTGCGTGTATACCCTTCCAAATATTTaaatttgcatgaataccctCTAAAATTGCTATTTGTATGCgtatccttataattttttttttttgcatatctatccataaggatattttagtcgttttaattttaaaccgttaattttttaacggtgttagatgatatgggtacatatgcaaaaaaagatattttatgagggtatacatgcagatatcaattttgaaaggatatttatgcaaatttgaatgtttgggagggtatatatgcaaaaaaacccTATAATTTATGTGGTATTTTTTTTGTATTGTTGTAAAGCAGCTAAGAATATCATAACCAGATCTCAGTTTTCAGTTCTAAGAAAATAGAAAAGTAAAGTATTTGTGTAGCAGGTTTTT from Elaeis guineensis isolate ETL-2024a chromosome 9, EG11, whole genome shotgun sequence includes these protein-coding regions:
- the LOC105033854 gene encoding uncharacterized protein; this encodes MGISKVIGSAATLLFMTSVYLKKSGMTFVMIPFLVGSLLAYLVTIASHPAVNFPSILGKGSDGSFPLWSKLLFGPFLMFVRAYVLLRKLKSTEPVYNEISDGLYVGGWPSSPNHLPPGEPVVIDCTCELPRSSFVSKDAYLNIAIWDTRSPQPLQIEYAVRWACKKRAQKKPIYIHCAFGHGRSVCVMCALLVALCVADDWKDAEKMVKEKRPRIRMNAHHRKNLEEWTKYRHLSKEG